A window of Callospermophilus lateralis isolate mCalLat2 chromosome 17, mCalLat2.hap1, whole genome shotgun sequence contains these coding sequences:
- the Rbfa gene encoding putative ribosome-binding factor A, mitochondrial isoform X3, producing MPLRKKFWYEGPSLGFPGPSKLDLLLKRTSKRTRKEDHVRLRALNGLLYKALTDLLSTPEVSQEVYNLNVELSKVSLTPDFSACRVYWKVSLSADQNKRTEATLQRSAAHMRHLLMSQQTLRNVPPIVFIQDRKNAALAEIDGLLAVAEFGPPDEGDHPIGDDPRDPDVLSPHDAPGPASCSSLCGIDHEALSKQIMEYKRRKERGLLSLALRGQEQGAEPTQLVRRRRRKTLSCQNKDSSPRSSLLGEDEDEDKDYTLGCECQTHEAEQEWGADPGDEGAEQGPCGRTGQGQG from the exons ATGCCATTGAG GAAGAAGTTCTGGTATGAAGGTCCTTCCCTGGGGTTTCCTGG GCCTTCCAAATTGGACTTGCTCCTGAAGAGAACCTCAAAGAGGACCAGGAAGGAAGACCATGTGCGCCTGCGGGCCCTGAACGGCCTCCTCTATAAAGCGCTGACAGacttgttaagcacccctgaagTGAGCCAGGAGGTCTACAACCTGAATGTGGAGCTCTCCAAG GTCTCGCTGACTCCAGACTTCTCAGCCTGCCGCGTCTACTGGAAGGTGAGCCTCTCGGCAGACCAGAACAAGCGCACAGAGGCCACCCTGCAGAGGAGTGCGGCGCACATGAG ACACCTGTTGATGTCCCAGCAGACCCTGAGGAATGTGCCGCCAATAGTGTTCATTCAAGACAGAAAAAACGCAGCTCTGGCAGAG ATTGATGGTTTACTGGCAGTGGCTGAGTTTGGACCTCCAGATGAAGGAGACCACCCCATAGGAGATGATCCCAG GGACCCTGATGTCCTATCACCACATGATGCCCCAGGACCTGCTTCATGCTCAAGTCTGTGTGGGATCGATCATGAGGCACTCAGCAAGCAAATAATGGAGTACAAACGGAGGAAGGAGAGAGGACTCCTGAGCCTGGCGTTGCGGGGGCAAGAGCAGGGGGCTGAGCCCACGCAGctggtgaggaggaggaggaggaagacccTGTCCTGCCAGAACAAGGACAGCTCCCCCAGGAGTTCCCTGCTGGGTGAGGATGAGGATGAGGACAAGGACTACACTCTAGGGTGTGAATGTCAGACCCATGAAGCAGAGCAGGAGTGGGGGGCAGACCCTGGGGACgaaggggcagagcagggccCCTGTGGCAGAACAGGGCAGGGGCAGGGTTAG
- the Rbfa gene encoding putative ribosome-binding factor A, mitochondrial isoform X1, which translates to MWAAARGLCCPGAGLLLRRGCGEAALHRARTRSLHGSAVSCGSKNLLKKFASKTRKKFWYEGPSLGFPGPSKLDLLLKRTSKRTRKEDHVRLRALNGLLYKALTDLLSTPEVSQEVYNLNVELSKVSLTPDFSACRVYWKVSLSADQNKRTEATLQRSAAHMRHLLMSQQTLRNVPPIVFIQDRKNAALAEIDGLLAVAEFGPPDEGDHPIGDDPRDPDVLSPHDAPGPASCSSLCGIDHEALSKQIMEYKRRKERGLLSLALRGQEQGAEPTQLVRRRRRKTLSCQNKDSSPRSSLLGEDEDEDKDYTLGCECQTHEAEQEWGADPGDEGAEQGPCGRTGQGQG; encoded by the exons ATGTGGGCTGCCGCCCGCGGTCTGTGCTGCCCCGGCGCCGGGCTGCTGTTACGGCGGGGCTGCGGCGAGGCTGCACTCCACCGCGCCCGCACGCGGAGCCTGCACGGCTCTGCCGTCTCCTGTGGCAGCAAGAACTTGCTCAAGAAATTTGCTTCGAAAACCAG GAAGAAGTTCTGGTATGAAGGTCCTTCCCTGGGGTTTCCTGG GCCTTCCAAATTGGACTTGCTCCTGAAGAGAACCTCAAAGAGGACCAGGAAGGAAGACCATGTGCGCCTGCGGGCCCTGAACGGCCTCCTCTATAAAGCGCTGACAGacttgttaagcacccctgaagTGAGCCAGGAGGTCTACAACCTGAATGTGGAGCTCTCCAAG GTCTCGCTGACTCCAGACTTCTCAGCCTGCCGCGTCTACTGGAAGGTGAGCCTCTCGGCAGACCAGAACAAGCGCACAGAGGCCACCCTGCAGAGGAGTGCGGCGCACATGAG ACACCTGTTGATGTCCCAGCAGACCCTGAGGAATGTGCCGCCAATAGTGTTCATTCAAGACAGAAAAAACGCAGCTCTGGCAGAG ATTGATGGTTTACTGGCAGTGGCTGAGTTTGGACCTCCAGATGAAGGAGACCACCCCATAGGAGATGATCCCAG GGACCCTGATGTCCTATCACCACATGATGCCCCAGGACCTGCTTCATGCTCAAGTCTGTGTGGGATCGATCATGAGGCACTCAGCAAGCAAATAATGGAGTACAAACGGAGGAAGGAGAGAGGACTCCTGAGCCTGGCGTTGCGGGGGCAAGAGCAGGGGGCTGAGCCCACGCAGctggtgaggaggaggaggaggaagacccTGTCCTGCCAGAACAAGGACAGCTCCCCCAGGAGTTCCCTGCTGGGTGAGGATGAGGATGAGGACAAGGACTACACTCTAGGGTGTGAATGTCAGACCCATGAAGCAGAGCAGGAGTGGGGGGCAGACCCTGGGGACgaaggggcagagcagggccCCTGTGGCAGAACAGGGCAGGGGCAGGGTTAG
- the Rbfa gene encoding putative ribosome-binding factor A, mitochondrial isoform X2 — MWAAARGLCCPGAGLLLRRGCGEAALHRARTRSLHGSAVSCGSKNLLKKFASKTRKKFWYEGPSLGFPGPSKLDLLLKRTSKRTRKEDHVRLRALNGLLYKALTDLLSTPEVSQEVYNLNVELSKVSLTPDFSACRVYWKVSLSADQNKRTEATLQRSAAHMRHLLMSQQTLRNVPPIVFIQDRKNAALAEIDGLLAVAEFGPPDEGDHPIGDDPRDPDVLSPHDAPGPASCSSLCGIDHEALSKQIMEYKRRKERGLLSLALRGQEQGAEPTQLVRRRRRKTLSCQNKDSSPRSSLLGIGGVAGQEV, encoded by the exons ATGTGGGCTGCCGCCCGCGGTCTGTGCTGCCCCGGCGCCGGGCTGCTGTTACGGCGGGGCTGCGGCGAGGCTGCACTCCACCGCGCCCGCACGCGGAGCCTGCACGGCTCTGCCGTCTCCTGTGGCAGCAAGAACTTGCTCAAGAAATTTGCTTCGAAAACCAG GAAGAAGTTCTGGTATGAAGGTCCTTCCCTGGGGTTTCCTGG GCCTTCCAAATTGGACTTGCTCCTGAAGAGAACCTCAAAGAGGACCAGGAAGGAAGACCATGTGCGCCTGCGGGCCCTGAACGGCCTCCTCTATAAAGCGCTGACAGacttgttaagcacccctgaagTGAGCCAGGAGGTCTACAACCTGAATGTGGAGCTCTCCAAG GTCTCGCTGACTCCAGACTTCTCAGCCTGCCGCGTCTACTGGAAGGTGAGCCTCTCGGCAGACCAGAACAAGCGCACAGAGGCCACCCTGCAGAGGAGTGCGGCGCACATGAG ACACCTGTTGATGTCCCAGCAGACCCTGAGGAATGTGCCGCCAATAGTGTTCATTCAAGACAGAAAAAACGCAGCTCTGGCAGAG ATTGATGGTTTACTGGCAGTGGCTGAGTTTGGACCTCCAGATGAAGGAGACCACCCCATAGGAGATGATCCCAG GGACCCTGATGTCCTATCACCACATGATGCCCCAGGACCTGCTTCATGCTCAAGTCTGTGTGGGATCGATCATGAGGCACTCAGCAAGCAAATAATGGAGTACAAACGGAGGAAGGAGAGAGGACTCCTGAGCCTGGCGTTGCGGGGGCAAGAGCAGGGGGCTGAGCCCACGCAGctggtgaggaggaggaggaggaagacccTGTCCTGCCAGAACAAGGACAGCTCCCCCAGGAGTTCCCTGCTGG GGATTGGTGGAGTTGCTGGTCAAGAGGTATAG
- the LOC143382613 gene encoding LOW QUALITY PROTEIN: glyoxylate/hydroxypyruvate reductase B-like (The sequence of the model RefSeq protein was modified relative to this genomic sequence to represent the inferred CDS: inserted 1 base in 1 codon): protein MSFCLQAARDPALPGVLVFGFEGPYGICEAHVEELQKHFTLITMKQFLENKTEFSQKIQAIYLWGGRPVIDRELLLSLPCLKIIGNSGAGLDHLDLPFIASCGVKVAHTPHAVSTPTADLGMALLLASARRVMEGCQLAVSPDTKHFSINWLGQEVSGATLGIIGMGTIGYKIAQRAKAFEMKILYHNRNRRRLEEEAAVGAAYCARLEDLLXDFVMLAASLTPQTQGLIGRRELQLMKRSAVLVNVGRGLLVDQDALVEALKNRVIQAAALDVTYPEPLPRDHPLLKLKNVIVTPHIGSATHQAKWQIMQDLVKSILAALHGLPVPNEVLLK, encoded by the exons ATGTCTTTCTGTCTGCAGGCTGCAAGAGACCCAGCACTGCCTGGAGTTCTAGTGTTTGGCTTTGAAGGACCTTATGGCATATGTGAGGCTCATGTGGAAGAGCTGCAGAAGCACTTTACTCTCATTACCATGAAGCAATTTttggaaaacaaaacagaattcaGTCAAAAGATCCAAGCTATATACCTCTGGGGTGGACGCCCAGTGATTGACCGGGAGCTGCTGCTGAGCTTGCCCTGCCTGAAAATCATTGGCAACTCGGGAGCAGGCCTGGATCACCTGGACCTGCCATTCATTgccagctgtggtgtgaaggtggccCACACCCCACACGCAGTGTCCACTCCCACAGCAGACCTGGGGATGGCCCTGCTGCTGGCCTCAGCTCGCAGGGTGATGGAAG GTTGTCAGTTGGCTGTCTCACCGGACACAAAGCACTTCTCTATAAACTGGTTGGGGCAGGAAGTGTCGGGGGCCACTCTGGGGATCATCGGCATGGGCACCATTGGCTATAAGATTGCTCAGAGGGCCAAAGCATTTGAAATGAAGATTCTGTATCACAATAGGAACCGCAG gaggttggaggaggaagctgCCGTGGGCGCTGCCTACTGCGCCAGGCTGGAAGACTTGC CAGACTTTGTGATGCTGGCTGCCAGCCTGACGCCCCAGACCCAGGGCCTGATCGGGAGGCGGGAGCTACAGCTGATGAAGCGAAGTGCTGTGCTGGTCAATGTCGGCAGAG GGCTTCTGGTTGATCAGGATGCACTGGTAGAAGCTCTGAAGAATCGGGTCATTCAGGCTGCAGCACTGGATGTGACATACCCAGAGCCCCTGCCAAG AGATCATCCCTTGTTGAAGCTGAAGAACGTCATTGTCACACCTCACATTGGAAGTGCAACTCACCAAGCCAAATGGCAAATCATGCAAGATCTGGTTAAAAGCATCCTGGCAGCTCTCCATGGCCTTCCTGTTCCTAACGAAGTGTTGCTTAAGTGA